TTATGTCATCACAAAGTCTAACATGGTCACTTACCGAGGACCAACCATGGTTGCTAATACTCTTCATGCTTGTGCCATTCTGCTCAAGAGAAGTAAAGATTGGGATTGGTTCATTAATCTTAGTGCTTCAGACTATCCTCTTGTGACTCAGGATGGTTAGTTTATTATCCTACGTGGTTGGTTGTTTCCATTAGAATTTTCTGACTCAAACATTTTATGATTGCAACTTTTTCTACTCGGTTATTGTTAGACTAATATGAATTTACAATTGTGCAGATCTACTATATACTTTTTCAGATTTAGATAGAGGCCTTAACTTCATTGAGCATACAAGTCAGTTAGGATGGAAGTTGTAAGTTCTTTCTTCCCTTATTCATATGAATATGAGACCAAGGGTTGGTTTTGACATAGATAATGAATTGTCCCCTCCCCCCATGACATATGAGACCTGTATTTACACATAATGATAAATTGAACCATATGCAGTGATAAACGAGCAATGCCTTTAATTGTAGACCCCGGGCTTTACATGTCAAACAAATCTGATGTATTTTGGGTCGAACCTAATAGACCTTTGCCAACAGCATTTAAACTATTCACCGGTTAGTTTTCTCCTTTTTACCGTCTATTTCTTTGTCATTGGTCACTTTTCTAAAGGTTGACATGCAAATTTGGAGAATGGTACAGTCTTAGAGAATGAAATCAGATATATACTGTAGTGACAGAGACTAGTTATCTGGTTCATTTAATTTTCTAGATGGACATAACTTCTCAGTGTGGAATTGAAATGTATCCATGTGTATTTTCAATAAGTTATGTTCTTGCAATCTGTGAAATGTGCTTGTTTCATGAGAGATTCTCCTTTTGGGCATTTGGACTAggaaaaattgtttttgtggCTGGGGAGGAGGGAAGACTGTTCATTCTTTAATCTTAAATCAAGTAATTCTCCTTCTAGTCCATATAAGTTACCATGGCTGGTTTCTGGCTTACCATCAATTCCCCACTTCCATTGTTATTTACTTAAGTTTAAAATCTATGCACCTGACAGTATAAAATATCTTTACACTGGTAACTCATGTTAGAGATGATTTTTAAGATAGTGATAGTATAAGTTAATAACAATCATACATGATAGAGTAGAAGTCCTTTACATTATTAGTAGATACACTATGCATTCCTTTTACTTTGCTTTATGAAGATTTTGTGTTGAATTATTGTACACACATTGCAGGTTCAGCATGGATGGTTTTGTCACATGACTTTGTTGAGTATATCATATGGGGGTGGGACAATCTGCCAAGAACCCTTCTCATGTACTACACTAATTTTTTGTCTTCCCCTGAAGGATACTTTCAGACTGTTGCATGCAATGTGCCAGAGTTAGCTAAAACCATTGTCAATAATGACTTGCATTTTATTTCCTGGGACAACCCTCCTCAACAGCACCCTCATGTCCTTAATATAAATGACACAGATAAAATGTTTGAAAGTGGTGCTGCCTTTGCCAGAAAATTTAATCAAGATGATCCATCCTTGGATGTGATTGATAAGAAAATTCTCCGTAGGAGAAATGGACTATTCCCTCTTGGTGGCTGGTGCACTGGAAGACCCAAATGTTCTGAGATTGGGAACATTTATAAACTCAAACCTGGTCCTGGGTCTCAAAGACTTCATCGCCATGTCGCTCGGCTAATTTTGAAGGCTAAATCTGGTGAGGATCAGTGTAAATAGATCCTGTTGAGAACCTTTTGTGGTTGTGGATGGAAGAGCTGAATAGATGAAGGTTATGTTCATAACCATAACCAGATACATTAGTATTCCAGCACCTACTTGAAGGAAGACAAGTTTTTGATGTTATAGTGAAACTGCACCTCATTCATAACATAGCAAATCAATGATCAATCCCCAACTTAGCTGTAGTTAGTTGCCTCTATGTGAAGTACCAAAGATGGCATCAGGGTCATCATTCTTTTTGTAGGTCTTGTTTACTTAGAGGTAACACAATTTTTTAGCTGCATTATGATCCCggaattttatacatttttgtttatgttttccaTTACTTCATTTCTCACGAGTCACAATCTTTTTGATAGACAACAGATTTTggataatttatttatcatgATCGATATTTCAGTGGATTATGCACATCTCTGcctttgtttatttattttcttttctctagtTTAGTTACAATGGTTAACTGATATATTATGACATGTTTTAACAATTTGGAAAAGATTTTGTGGGAAGGAACGTTGGTTTTTGGTAGGCACAATCTTATTCGTTCTCTTTGCTTATGTTCTGGTATGTCACAGATTATGACCTCTTATTAtgcaacaaaattaaacaagtttttttatCGCTGGTGCATCTGTTTCAATTTATGAGACTGTTTTCTTGAATCACACTCGTGTTAGGAATATTGGTTtgaacaatatttaaaatatgtaacatGCTTCAAGACTATTaagaatgtttttaaaattttcaaaaagagaTGCAATAAAAGTGCTAATTGGCTTAAAAACAATTTTCTCAGTTATATGAGAATACATACAACTTCCCCATCATTCATTTTGTTAATCATCATGAAGTAAATCATGCtgtaaattataattactaGTCAAATATTAGTTTTCCTAAAAATTAACTAGTCAACGAAGAAAATAGGAATATAACTATTTAAAACTACCAATTCATTCAATGATGCTTTAATTGAAACGATTTACCCCACATATAATAATCTTTGGCAAAATTTAGTAGTCTGATATGTCGTAATTGGTATTTTGGACCAGTTTGAACGAGTTTCtactgaaaaaagaaaaaaaaaatcttcatatgCTAAAATTAACTAACTAAACCAATTTACTAAAACTCTCATGAAAAAAATGATTGGTACCTtgtgtataatttaaatttaattaatggaGAAACTTTGTTAAAAACAGTAGATTTTTCTGTAGATATTACGAATTCTACACAAAAATATTAGCTTCCACTAGGTGAATGTATGGCTATCAAATTGAATATGGATCATAAACGTAATAAATTCTG
This region of Vigna unguiculata cultivar IT97K-499-35 chromosome 5, ASM411807v1, whole genome shotgun sequence genomic DNA includes:
- the LOC114183334 gene encoding beta-glucuronosyltransferase GlcAT14A-like; this encodes MGFLNIEKKWLYPFLVCSAICMLFLVTSFNMGLVSSIHSINSLFFFLPSHLRSNQTSSFSVEKRTTPAPAPAKSGIPRFAYLISGSKGDLEKLWRTLHALYHPLNHYVVHMDLESPIEERNEIAHRIERQHVFAEIGNVYVITKSNMVTYRGPTMVANTLHACAILLKRSKDWDWFINLSASDYPLVTQDDLLYTFSDLDRGLNFIEHTSQLGWKFDKRAMPLIVDPGLYMSNKSDVFWVEPNRPLPTAFKLFTGSAWMVLSHDFVEYIIWGWDNLPRTLLMYYTNFLSSPEGYFQTVACNVPELAKTIVNNDLHFISWDNPPQQHPHVLNINDTDKMFESGAAFARKFNQDDPSLDVIDKKILRRRNGLFPLGGWCTGRPKCSEIGNIYKLKPGPGSQRLHRHVARLILKAKSGEDQCK